Proteins co-encoded in one Bremerella sp. TYQ1 genomic window:
- the arsS gene encoding arsenosugar biosynthesis radical SAM (seleno)protein ArsS (Some members of this family are selenoproteins.): MQLSLLRRQSTLAKAEAQRNVLQGNQIPNLPQFDEHLSDSQLPQLQASGIEVLQVNVGKLCNQTCTHCHVDAGPDRREAMSRETAEAVIDAVKTFRIPTLDITGGAPEMNPQFRWLVQQAHALNCRVIDRCNLTILMANGFQDLPEFLAQHRVEVVASLPCYLEENCDSQRGDGVFQRSIDALRRLNDLGYGHLDSGLSLTLVYNPVGPSLPPKQADLEAAYRKELAARYGVVFNQLHTITNLPISRFLDDLLQSEQYESYMQKLVESFNPQTVSYVMCRTMLSVDWQGNLFDCDFNQMLELPVQSKSRRIEDLTWKDVAERTIATGRHCFGCTAGNGSSCQGAVVS, from the coding sequence ATGCAACTCTCCTTGCTCCGACGCCAAAGCACATTAGCCAAAGCAGAAGCACAGCGTAACGTGTTGCAGGGGAATCAGATTCCTAACTTGCCTCAGTTCGATGAACACCTTTCCGACAGCCAGCTACCCCAACTGCAAGCATCAGGAATTGAAGTGCTTCAGGTTAACGTCGGCAAGCTTTGCAATCAGACATGCACCCACTGTCATGTTGATGCTGGCCCTGACCGGCGCGAGGCGATGTCGCGAGAGACGGCGGAGGCGGTTATTGACGCGGTGAAAACGTTCCGCATACCTACGCTCGACATCACCGGTGGGGCCCCGGAAATGAATCCGCAGTTTCGTTGGCTCGTCCAACAGGCCCATGCCCTGAATTGCCGCGTGATCGATCGTTGCAATCTGACGATCTTAATGGCCAACGGTTTTCAGGACCTGCCGGAATTCCTTGCTCAACATCGCGTCGAAGTCGTCGCGTCGCTGCCATGCTATCTGGAAGAGAACTGTGACAGCCAGCGTGGGGATGGTGTCTTCCAGCGTTCCATTGATGCCCTGCGACGACTAAACGATCTTGGGTATGGGCACCTCGATAGCGGATTAAGTTTGACGTTGGTTTATAACCCAGTCGGTCCATCGCTACCACCGAAGCAAGCCGATTTAGAAGCAGCCTATCGCAAAGAACTTGCGGCTCGATATGGAGTGGTCTTCAATCAGTTGCACACGATTACGAACCTGCCAATTAGTCGATTCCTGGATGACCTGCTCCAATCAGAACAGTACGAATCGTACATGCAAAAGCTTGTCGAGAGCTTCAATCCGCAAACCGTTTCCTATGTGATGTGCCGCACGATGCTTTCCGTTGATTGGCAAGGCAATCTATTTGATTGCGATTTCAATCAAATGCTGGAGCTACCCGTTCAGTCAAAATCACGTCGTATTGAAGACCTAACGTGGAAAGATGTCGCGGAACGGACCATCGCCACCGGTCGGCACTGTTTCGGGTGCACGGCCGGTAATGGATCGAGCTGCCAGGGAGCGGTCGTATCATGA
- a CDS encoding TIGR04283 family arsenosugar biosynthesis glycosyltransferase → MKTHVMVFTRYPVAGTTKTRLIPAIGPEKAAKLQQNLTSHTLEAVRKFAHDTQAIPEVHFSDGDKDLMRRMFGDGITYLPQTGGSLGERLTSAFEAAFQAGADRVIVIGSDCPRLDSATLAKADALLEKADMVIGPAEDGGYYLLGLKAPRPELFQAIPWGGADVLSATLQAAKQLQLTTQQLPALPDVDYPEDLIQCRAWPELVANVLPEIVPGRLSVIIPALNESERIASTIRTIRDRCVDPHNVEIIVSDGGSNDDTCEKARQEFALVVNSRAGRGVQMNTGAVNASGDTLLFLHADAQLPSRFDEVIRQSIDDTRIAGAFRLKIDGDGWGLKMISHMANLRSRVFQRPYGDQGLFLKAKTFYELGGFRNWPLMEDFELVQRLRKKGKIDLSRLPMTVSARRWQRRGIVQTTCLNQLIILAWRLGVSPERLAAWYRRQPATN, encoded by the coding sequence ATGAAGACACACGTCATGGTCTTCACCCGTTACCCGGTTGCAGGAACGACAAAGACAAGACTCATTCCAGCTATTGGTCCCGAGAAAGCCGCGAAGCTACAGCAAAACCTCACGTCGCATACGCTCGAAGCCGTTCGCAAGTTTGCTCACGATACACAAGCAATACCGGAAGTCCATTTTTCTGACGGCGACAAGGACCTCATGCGTCGTATGTTCGGGGATGGCATTACTTATTTGCCGCAAACTGGCGGGAGTCTAGGCGAACGGCTGACATCTGCGTTCGAGGCGGCCTTTCAAGCCGGCGCAGATCGCGTGATCGTGATTGGTTCCGATTGTCCAAGACTCGATTCGGCGACATTAGCTAAAGCGGATGCCCTGCTGGAAAAAGCAGACATGGTGATCGGTCCTGCTGAGGATGGGGGATATTATCTGCTTGGTTTGAAGGCCCCGCGGCCTGAACTTTTCCAGGCAATTCCCTGGGGTGGTGCGGACGTTTTGTCAGCCACACTCCAAGCTGCCAAACAGCTGCAACTAACCACCCAGCAGCTTCCCGCGTTACCCGATGTCGACTATCCGGAAGACCTGATTCAATGTCGGGCCTGGCCAGAATTGGTTGCAAACGTTCTACCAGAAATCGTCCCAGGTCGGTTGTCGGTGATCATTCCGGCACTGAACGAATCAGAGCGAATCGCGTCGACGATTCGTACCATTCGAGATAGGTGCGTCGATCCGCACAACGTGGAAATCATCGTTTCCGATGGTGGAAGTAACGATGATACCTGTGAGAAAGCTCGGCAAGAGTTCGCCCTCGTTGTCAATTCCAGGGCAGGACGGGGTGTTCAGATGAATACCGGAGCCGTCAACGCCAGCGGCGACACGCTTTTGTTTCTTCACGCCGACGCACAGTTGCCTAGCCGATTTGATGAAGTCATTCGTCAGTCGATTGACGATACGCGTATTGCCGGAGCGTTTCGTCTAAAAATTGACGGCGATGGCTGGGGTTTGAAAATGATATCTCATATGGCCAACCTGCGATCCCGTGTTTTCCAGCGTCCTTATGGAGACCAAGGGTTGTTTCTTAAAGCTAAGACATTCTACGAGCTTGGAGGATTTCGCAATTGGCCGCTGATGGAAGACTTTGAATTGGTGCAGCGGCTTCGCAAAAAGGGAAAGATCGATCTGTCTAGATTGCCGATGACCGTTTCCGCGCGAAGGTGGCAGCGACGGGGAATTGTCCAGACGACCTGCTTGAATCAACTGATCATCCTGGCGTGGCGGCTTGGGGTATCTCCGGAACGACTTGCTGCGTGGTATCGTCGCCAACCGGCGACCAACTGA